The Anopheles gambiae chromosome 2, idAnoGambNW_F1_1, whole genome shotgun sequence genomic sequence GTAACCAAATAGTCCGTCATTTGGTCCGTCGAATGCTCCGCATTTTATCGCACGTTATTATCGATTCGCAAGTGACGATACGCGATTGGAAGCAACGGGGAACGAGAATCTACTAAAACGTCGTAAACAGGTGTTATTCCAATCCAACTCCTTACATACCCAATTCGTTTCAAATAAATTGGAGATGGAGATGTTGCTCTCAGCCGTTTTTTCGTCAGAGTTGATTATTGGTCGTAATTTTATAAGTACATCGAAAATGCAGCCGAAACTCTAGCAAACAtaaccgattttgtttttatatgcgTAGCATATTAAACATCACATGTTATGTAAAGGggcggtctcgtggtacagtcgtctgCTCctacgactcaataacatgcccgtcatgggcaAACCTATAATGGACCGTCTCCGTAGACCGTAGAATGGACGGATTGATTATCCGGAtgtgtggtaatgaattaagtctcgaatgTCTTAATAGGCCGGTATGTCCGCGTatgacgttacgccaaatagaagaagaagaagatgtgaTGTGGAATAGAATAATCAATTTGATGACGATACGATATCCTAAGCCAAAGAAACATTTCTGGAAAGATAGACATATTTATGCAGGACCAGGAAGATGGCTGGATGAAAAACGGTTCTGATGGTGATGCAAGTACATTGCTAACCGTGCTGTTGGTCCGATTATCAGAATCTTTTTGAATGTCCGGATAGGCGGTCGTAGAAATACTTTGAGACAATTTTCAAAATTCCAGAAAAATGTTTTCAGTAAACCAACAAGAAGATGCAGCTTTGATAATAATTTCATGCAATAATAATTCGACGAGCAGATCATAAGAAATTCTTTAGAATCCGTGAAACAGCAATCTCCCATACAAAGTGTATGGTCCTACCCGGCTAGGCGGTCGTAGAACAACGTGTATTTTTTTGGTCATAGACACTACGGTTAAACAAATGTCAAAGCTAATTAAGCAAATTCGCCAGAGCCGATCTCATGATagagtcgtcaactcgcacgacttatcaacatgcccgtcatgggtacAAGCCGCAAATATACCGTGCCGCCaaacgtaggactgactatcctgctattgggggtaatccaaaagtcactgaaagccagccccacaagtggtacaggcaggccttaacggttgttgagccaaaattAAACAAGCATTAAACAAAGGTGGTATGCAAAGATCAGCTAATCACATGAATGAACattgatacagggtttctaTGATTCGAAATTGTATAATGGAAAAATGGAGCTTCACTTGCAAAATTCCTCTATTCAGTTGCAACACTTCGTTGTAAGATTGCAAACATCCGCATAATGCTCGCACGATTCCACTAGCGGTTTGAAACATTCCTCTTCTCGTTAACTAATCCATCATATGAATCGAAACCCTAAGGAATACTTGGTTAAGTTCACTTTTGAATTTGTCAACAATTTTTGGATGTGGTCTTTGTTATATGATGTGGTCTTGTTGTACCTTAAATTCAACGAATCATAAATTCATGTACGGAGTTTAAAATATAAGCTTATATGATGTTGAGTATGTAATCAATTGATTAAGTTTGTTTCTAATTATTTTTCAGgggaaaaaaaatatgtttgcgaATTCTGCGATAAAAGATTTAGTCAGGGTGGCCAATTGACTGTTCATAGGCGTATACACACTGGAGAGCGTCCGTTTACATGTGAAAATTGTGGTGACAGATTTTTGGATGGAAGCAGTTATAAACGCCATAAAACACATTACTTATGCCGAAACATTTCATCCAAATCATCGAGTGTACCTATTGCCACGGAAAATTCTCCAGCATTAACTAAATTTTCAATTACTATGCCTAAAGATGAAGGTACACCGTAACTACAGTGACGAAGGCCTATGCAGTCACAAACCCAACGTGATATTCACCGAGAGTGCAAGTGTCCTTCAAGCACTTGAATCTAGAACTACCCGCAACCCGAACATCCAACAACTCTGCATTATATCGAATTCACCTCAAGTCACATTCTGCTGGAGTCCTGGTCACACTGGTATTCAGGGAAACGAAATAGCAGACTGACTAACCAACGCAGGGCGTAATAACCCGGCCTGCTGCCATAACACTTCCACGCCGAGACTTAATTTGCCTTAGTAAAATCATCATCGCCGAAAGTTGGTTATTGGGTTAGCAGTGGTCGCTCTTTCCTGAGAACTATCAAGACCTCAACTCCACCACAGAGAGACCACACCAAGACTAGAGAATTCCATCACGACTTCGTTTTGGACAAATCCGACAATCCACTATGCAGTTTCAACTTTTGGACCACAGCATCTACTCCATCCTCTCACCAGACAGCGATTGCCAGCGTAAACGTTTAAAATTCATTCGTATTACTAATCTTTATAAATAAATCTAACCAAAACCACATGTGTAACagaatttttttaataaaattaacaGATAACTTTTAAACTTTAAGTAAACTGAGACTACCGGTTATAAGTTAATTGCAAGCCACTAAGAATGTTAGATTTAACCTTTAGGGGCGCCACAAATGTGGtccctatttttttaaagaaatgatACGCAACACGCTTTGCGAACTACGTTTACGTTTCACTAGAATTCggtttattcgtttttttactaAGCCGCGGAACGGTGAGTTCGGGAGAGACGCGAAAATTGCTGTTGCTCGATCGAGAGTTGCCGGAGAAGAGAGTGTATTGGTTAAGCCGGGCGGATATGCGCGTGTCGGTGTTGAAACGTTTAGGACGCGAGAGAACGTGTATGGAGCAAGCCACCGTTTTTATAGCTGCGGTGAAGCATGCTACCACTGTTTGTCCTGCTCTAGCTTTGTGTGCAGTCCCTGCCTAACTAGCCCGTTTAACATTTTGGTCGGTAGTTCTACGTGTGCGCACCAGATGGCGCTCTGGTCGCTACAGGATTCCCCTCCTAGAGCGGTGTTACTGCTAACACCGGTCGATATGATCGATTCCATATGTCGTTGGataggtggtggtggggtgCAGCTGGCGGTTGGTGCAGCTGGCGGTCGATGCTGCTGGCGGTCGACGTAGCTGCAGGTAGCGACGGTGCATGCGAAATCGATTAAGTGCACTTTCGGGCTTTCGGCGTTCAGGTCGGTGTCGACGGCGGGGACATCGAAGTCGTGTTTTGCCGGCTCGTCAACGGTTGTTCGGGCGATGGCAGTTGGGACATCGGAGTTATGTGCGCGTCCGGTCATTGGCGGGCGATCGAGTGACGGTGTCACGAGGCCGATATGGTCGTGGTCGTTCGTTGTTTGGGTTGGTTTCAGGCGGTTAACGGAGATTAGCCTAGCTGTCCGTTACAAAGATCTGAAACGACTTCGAAAATTCGTGTAAGTGCTTGGTATGAAGCGTGATACGTCGAATGATATGTTGCTATGGGCGAACAACTGTTCCAATCGGTCAAAGTGCCAGACGGTGTCCTGTAGGAACGTTGAAACAAGTGTCGATACGATTCGGTTTGATATCGTTCGGGTCAGCAGGTAAGCAGATTGGTGCTCGTCGGTAGCGGTTACCCTGGCTGGGCGGAAAAGTATCCGGTGATGTCTGGGCAAGTGAATGATAAAAGCAGACGAATCTTGGTCCCCCTTGCGGTCCTGCCTTACGAATCGTAGAGTCATCGGTTTGGCGTAGGATTTCGCTTTAGGGGTTGAGTTGCGGTCGATGTTGGGATTTTGCTTCGAGGTCGGCATACGTAGCGTGTAGCATTTTCGGTTGGGCCGCTGTGCGGCAGATTCGGTATCGATTCGATAAATCGCTTAGGTGTCGGCATCGGTAGCGACGAAGAAACGTGGCAAGGCGATCATTTTCCGTTGATACTAATCGTCGAGAGTTTTCGATGGTTCGTGGTGAGGAAGTCGATTGCGTACTGCCTCGTTGCGGTCCATGGTGGCACGAGCAAAGAGACCGGCAGTTAATGCCTCCTGACCGAATAGGTAGTGGTCGGTAGGTTGTTCGAAAGCTAATAGAAAGCTTGGGTGCCTGGCGCGGACTAAAAGGTAGTCGTCTTCGGCGGTCCGGATGCGAGGTCGGTTATCGGTCGGTTGCGAGGTACCGCATGGTCGGCGGTCGGCGGCGGTTTCCCATTGACGTTGGGGTAGCACATCATTTTTTATCGCTGCAGAATGTTCGCAGTTAGTCGTAAAAGGTTGGATCTTACCTTAAtagcacgatgatgatgacgtatGATCGTTATTGTGGTGACGGCGTGCGTAGTGGCGTCTGTCGTGATTTTCGctcatttttacaattttattttttcgtttgcacTTGCCGATCTTTCCTCTACGCAATTAATCACAAGACTGCCTGAACTCTTCCTGTCAGATTCCGCATgccgcgtttttttgttttcgctcgcttCTCTCTCGGtctctttccttttgtttggtctctctctctctctctctctctctctctctctctctctctctctctccgtctttCGCCTTATTTCAAATCTCTATGCGCTGCCCGTTAGGTAATACAGTTTCCTCCCGTCTCCTATTTTCTGACCTTTCCGCGACGCTTGGATATTTAATTCCTGCTATACGCCTCTCAACTCCTACATCTTTCCCCTTTCTTACTCTTCAAGTGTTTGCTTAAAAactatgtttttaaaaatagtgaATGGTATCTTAAGGAATTTATGTAAATAGTAAAAATATCACTTTTGACGTTATACGCAATTTAATTCTAGAAATAAACGATCTCCTAACCTATGTGATGTTGTACATAACTGAATCCTTGAATCTATCTGGTATCCGCACGAGCCTTTTTGGTCTGTCTAGTTCTCTAACCTCCTTATCTGTATCTTTTATTGGCATAGAAGGCGTAAGCGATTGTTCTTCCTCCGAGTCACGTTGAGAGTAGTGCCTGAATCGATCTACCTTCAGCTTAACGTCGTTAACTGTTAGATGATGGAATGCAGCCAGCTGCTCGCGTGCTCTCTCTGCAGTAAGCCGCTCTTACTGCAGTTGACGAGCCGTGAGCGCCTGAGAGCGATCGGTCGGGGTGGATCGTTCGGCTGCTGCGCGAAGAGCAGAGGACACATCGCATCGGGGCAGCGCGGCGTACACAAGTTAGCAATAAAGCATCCGTTAAGTTCATAACTGTATTTATGTTCGTGTGTGTATTGTCCATTCTCGCATATATCACCTAACGGACGtaaaagtggcgacgaggataaAGTTTTATAATATACCGCTAGTTTGCGTGTTTATAACCCAATTTTAAGGTGTGCATTTTATCTCGTGTGTCAATCGGGACCTTTTAACGTGTTCGTTTATTCGTATTGTGTGATCGCGTAtcgtatgtgcgtgtgttaaaATACCTTCACCGCGTCGGAAACGTCGAAGGATGGAGACGGACGAAATGAACTCTGGTGAGCTTTTTGGAGATGCCGATCAACGACGATTGTCGCAAGGCCGTGTTCCCGTTCCTGTCCAAGCCGCGCATCCAAGCGGCCTGCTGCAAGGAGTTTTCTCAACCCAGGAGCAGTATAGTGGACGCCGGGAAGGAACTGCATTCGCGCCGCCGCCATCGCTGCCAGGTCCAGCGCCATCGTTTTTCACTCCAGCGCCATCGCAAGCGCCCGCGCCATCGCAGGCGCCCGCGCCATCGCAGGCGCCCGCGCCATCGCAGGCGCCCGCGCCATCGCAGGCGCAACGTCTGGAGCAGCATGATGACCCGATGCTGAAAACGTTAAATTTGCTTCAACAGCAAATGGCCCAGCAACAGAAGATTCTGAATGAGTTTTTGCAGCAACGCCTTATAAGTCACGGCGCTGCAACAACCAGTTTTAGTCATGAACAAACAATTGATTCCTTGTCTCGAAATATTTCAGAGTTCCGGTTCGATACGGACACGGGAATCACGTTCAAAAACTGGTACTCACGCTACGTAGACTTGTTCCAGAAAGATGCTGCTAGGATCGACGATGCTGCGAAAGTCCGGTTATTGCTGCGGAAACTGGGAGCTGCCGAGCATGACCGTTATTTGAGTTTCATCCTGCCAAGCCGCCCGTCCGATTTTTCGCTCGAGCAAACGGTGGAAAAGCTGTCAACCCTCTACGACTACCAGGAATCGCTGCTGAGTAAGCGATTCAGATGCCTGCAGTTAGTGAAGAAGCGGAACGAAGACCATCCAAGTTATGCCTGTCGAATCAACAAGGCGGCCGTTGAATTCAAGCTCGGCAAGCTCAACGAGGAGGACTTCAAGTGCTTGCTATTCGTCTGTGGTATGAAGGACGAGACTGATACAGACATACGAACGCGCTTGCTGGCAAAAATAGAGGACCATAGCATGACGTTGCAACAGCTAGCCGCCGAATGCAGTAGATtgggaaatttaaaaaaagatagtGCGATGATCGAGACACCGGGAAATGATCGAGTTTTGGCAGTGAACCTGAAAACGCCCTACCCTCAGAAAAAGTTTCCAAATGCCACAAAAGCGAATCCCAGCAAACCATGTTGGCTCTGCGGAGGTACACACTGGGTGCGTGACTGCAGATATCAAGCGCACCAGTGTACGATCTGTTCCAGAACGGGACACAAAGAGGGTTTCTGCAAAACAGCAAATCGCCAGAAGTATAATAAGCCGCAATATAAAAAGCAAGGCAAAACGCAGACCAGAGTAGTTACGGTGAACGTGCATAGTGTTCAGAAACGCCGCAGATATGTCACTATTGCAATGAATGGCACGCCCGTCCGTCTGCAGCTTGATACGGCATCTGACATCACAGTCATTGATCGTGAAGCTTGGAAAAAGATTGGCAGTCCGACATTATCACCACCAGCAGTGGTTGCACGATCAGCTTCTGGCACTAATTTGGCACTAGACGGGGAATTTGTATGCAAAGCCAGTGTAGGCAATCAGACCAAAGAAGCTACAATTACTGTTTCCCCGATACGTTTAATGCTTTTAGGTGCTGACCTCATCGATCTTTTTGCTCTTTGGTCTTTACCAATAGATAATTTCTGCTGCCAAGTACAAGGTACTAAATTCACGTCGCAAAGAACGTGGCAAGAACGTTTTCCTAAAGTATTCCAAGGAACCGGACTTTGTAAGAAAGGAAACGTCTCTTTTGGTATAAAAGAAAATAGTCGCCCTGTGTTTCGCCCTAAACGACCAGTGGCTTACGCCGTACAAGAAGCAGTAGACCGAGAGCTAGATCGACTTCAAGCCATAGGAGTAATAACTCCAGTGAAGTTTTCACAATGGGCAGCACCGGTCGTTGtagtaaaaaaagcaaatggtGCCATTCGCATATGTGGAGATTACTCCACTGGCCTCAACGATGCGCTACAGCCAAATGATTACCCGTTGCCTTTACCGGATGACATATTTTCAAAGTTGGCCAATTCAATAATTTTCAGCAAGATAGACCTAACCGATGCTTTTCTGCAAGTGGAAGTCGAGCCGCAGTACCTCCCACTGCTTACAATAAATACGCATCGCGGGTTATATCATTATAACCGCCTTCCACCAGGAGTTAAGGTCGCTCAAGCTGCGTTCCAGATGATCATGGACAAAATGTTAGCCGGTCTAAATAACGTTTCTGGATACCTGGATGACATTATAGTCGGGGGCACTTCAGAAAAAGAGCACGACGAGATTTTAGCCAAAGTATTCCAACGCATTCAAGACTTTGGATTCACGATTCGTGTTGATAAATGCGCATTTAAAATGCAGCAAATAACATATCTCGGACACGTAATTGATCGTCGTGGACTAAGGCCTGATCCCGCAAAAATCCAGGTTATCAAAAATCTTGTCACCGGCGGATATCATGTTGGGAAGGCAAATGCGCACAACTTTAAACCTGCTCCGTCCACCACATCCTGAATCCATTAGTATGGAAAACGAACCGAAACCAAGCAGACAGTTCCAACCCAACGATCTAGTCTATTTTAAACACTTCGCAGGTAACGGATGGAGATGGGTAGCTGGTACAATTGTTAAGCAAATAGGTCATGTCATGTATATGATTGGAACGGATGATCAGAAAATGTTTAGATCTCATATTAACCAGATACGCAAGCGCTACGAGAGGCATCATCACGTTCCGGCTTCGGTCACCCATCGTAAACTGCCGATAGATGTTTTGTTGGATACCTGGCAGCTAACACCGCAACCATCTACTGGCACGTCCCGCATACCACCACAGCCAGTCGATCCCGAGCATGTGGACATCTCTGTGTCCCCTCATCAGCCGTCATCCGAGACCAACGGTCCTTATGTTCCCGCTACATCGCCAGCGACATACACACGCCCGACGACACGACCTGTTCCATCGTGTGCTTCGGCCCAGGTGCCAACCCAAGTAGCAACCgaagcttttttctcccagtttcaaccCCCTCATGTCCACAAACTGCCTTCGCTTACTATTCCTATCCCGTTTCTACATTCTacaacgtttgttgcgttctcgctcatcagggtgtttgtcaattctctcttgccacacgaagagaattctcctgcacacttcgtgtgttggattctacccatccctgttgaacacacgtcattttcttccatcgcactcatcagggtgtttgctcttttccatccaagccaaagagcgacttcagtgtgctctgaaccgtggatgtgagagtgtgtgtttgtgtgctgcgtgaactatttttcctgcGTGAAACACTTTCCATACTGCGCCATCCGCGGTgttctttctgcttcatcggaggacgaatttttatcatctaattgtttgggtaagtgtccttttctaagtgtctagtgctatgtgacatttattctaattctaatattattctaatattcaatgttttgcacattacaagtttcagatgtgtgctgctaccgctagctgttcctaaaactacttaaaaagtGTGACACTGTCTGCACAGGCGTTAGAGTTTCAATTGATCCTCAAGcacaaaggtaagtttgtTACATCTTTAAATGAAGTGTAATCTTTTTAACAAAGtgtgtctattaattgtgtattttcatcaacagccttcatacaacaccgcggttgaggcgcgccaaatctgatgacatctttcctgaaccaagcaggctgaacacgcgcaccaccacgggctccagcgcggtgtgaagagggaagaagaaaaggcagAATTGGAAACAGCCGCACCAGGCTtccaaccaccgtgtgtgtgtatgtaagtatgtgagaacacatgtgtgaatcctcttgtgggaactgcaaaaagaagagaataaagagtgtgaagcagctagactgccgcaaccaaatcaagagagtgaattctcatttcaatccgaaaaactgggagagagtgatgacatgcgagagagaataaaactagaaacacgagagaggacacgaagcgctttcgggttttttttcgccttcgcgcactttttgctttatgcgcgcgaaaaagtgagccttgatcagcgccatggctcccatacaaaggccttcggctttgctatcTGGGAAGACGGTCTTCTAGAGTTAGAAAACCGCCCAGTCGGTTCGACGTGTACCGTCGGTTTTAAAAAGAGGGGGAGATGTTAGATGAAAGAATGCAGCCAGCTGCTCGCGTGCTCTCTCTGCAGTAAGCCGCTCTTACTGCAGTTGACGAGCCGTGAGCGCCTGAGAGCGATCGGTCGGGGTGGATCGTTCGGCTGCTGCGCGAAGAGCACCCAgatagcaaagccgaaggcctttgtatgggagccatcgcgctgatcaaggctcactttttcgcgcgcataaagcaaaatgtgcgcgaaggcgaaaaaaaacccgaaagcgcttcgtgtcctctctcgtgtttctagttttattctctctcgcatGTCATCATGATGAGCGATCGGTCGGGGTGGATCGTTCGGCTGCTGCGCGAAGAGCACCCAgatagcaaagccgaaggcctttgtatgggagccatggcgctgatcaaggctcactttttcgcgcgcataaagcaaaaagtgcgcgaaggcgaaaaaaaacccgaaagcgcttcgtgtcctctctcgtgtttctagttttattctctctcgcatgtcatcactctctcccagtttttcggattgaaatgagaattcactctcttgatttggttgcggcagtctagctgcttcacactctttattctcttctttttgcagttcccacaagaggattcacacatgtgttctcacatacttacatacacacacacggtggttggaAGCCTGGTGCGGCTGTTTCCAATTctgccttttcttcttccctcttcacaccgcgctggagcccgtggtggtgcgcgtgttcagcctgcttggttcaggaaagatgtcatcagatttgg encodes the following:
- the LOC133392130 gene encoding uncharacterized protein K02A2.6-like, which translates into the protein METDEMNSGELFGDADQRRLSQGRVPVPVQAAHPSGLLQGVFSTQEQYSGRREGTAFAPPPSLPGPAPSFFTPAPSQAPAPSQAPAPSQAPAPSQAPAPSQAQRLEQHDDPMLKTLNLLQQQMAQQQKILNEFLQQRLISHGAATTSFSHEQTIDSLSRNISEFRFDTDTGITFKNWYSRYVDLFQKDAARIDDAAKVRLLLRKLGAAEHDRYLSFILPSRPSDFSLEQTVEKLSTLYDYQESLLSKRFRCLQLVKKRNEDHPSYACRINKAAVEFKLGKLNEEDFKCLLFVCGMKDETDTDIRTRLLAKIEDHSMTLQQLAAECSRLGNLKKDSAMIETPGNDRVLAVNLKTPYPQKKFPNATKANPSKPCWLCGGTHWVRDCRYQAHQCTICSRTGHKEGFCKTANRQKYNKPQYKKQGKTQTRVVTVNVHSVQKRRRYVTIAMNGTPVRLQLDTASDITVIDREAWKKIGSPTLSPPAVVARSASGTNLALDGEFVCKASVGNQTKEATITVSPIRLMLLGADLIDLFALWSLPIDNFCCQVQGTKFTSQRTWQERFPKVFQGTGLCKKGNVSFGIKENSRPVFRPKRPVAYAVQEAVDRELDRLQAIGVITPVKFSQWAAPVVVVKKANGAIRICGDYSTGLNDALQPNDYPLPLPDDIFSKLANSIIFSKIDLTDAFLQVEVEPQYLPLLTINTHRGLYHYNRLPPGVKVAQAAFQMIMDKMLAGLNNVSGYLDDIIVGGTSEKEHDEILAKVFQRIQDFGFTIRVDKCAFKMQQITYLGHVIDRRGLRPDPAKIQVIKNLVTGGYHVGKANAHNFKPAPSTTS